One Tachysurus vachellii isolate PV-2020 chromosome 14, HZAU_Pvac_v1, whole genome shotgun sequence genomic window, TGAAGTGGATAAAGCTCATATACAATGGAAATACGGATTGGCATTAAATGTATCCAGGAAGCTTGGGGAAAAAGTCCGAGCGGATGTTCCAGGTGCCAGGATAGATATTAATAACGGCGCATTTACGCACACGGATAAAACAGACACCAGACTgtcctggacacacacacttaaaggaAAGCACATGGAAGATCCTGGTGTGTATCGACGACCCAGAAGAGCTGCAAGGACTAATCAAAGTGAAACAGGATCAGTATTTAAGAGCTTGGAAAGCTTTCCTAAAGCATCAGCGCAACAGCAGCGCACAGAGCCACCCGGTGTTTTCCCTACACATGGCCCAACGTTCCCTTTCCCTGAAGAAGACTATGAGGACACCACTCCTCTCGGCCCTATTAACCCCCGGCCAAGAGCTCCTGGGCTTCCAAACCCTTTTTATCCAGCCACAGGGGAATCATACGCTGCGTATGCGATTATATTAGTGTCTGTAATCATGTTCACAGTAGGGATAATCGGCAATATCGCAATCATGTGCGCCGTGTGCCATAATTACTACATGCGCAGCGTCTCCAACTCTCTGCTCGCCAATTTGGCCCTGTGGGATTTTCTCATCACCTTCTTCTGCTTACCGTTAGTGATATTCCACGAAGTCACAAAGGACTGGCTGCTTGGAGAGTTTTCATGTAAAATTATACCCTACTttgaggtaaaaataaataaataatagtattaattaataattatagaaTTGAGAGAACAGTAACCTATAGGTGTGAGTGATATGATTTTTAACTTGCCTATGTCATAGTATTTATACTGGAATGTGGGGAAATATAGGGATGTGGAAAATGTGCAGATTTGACAAACTCAGGTGTGTAGTGGCTTTGAAAGTGTTTGGATACAGAATGATGTCTCACTAGGCTTCATGGTAAGAAAAGCCTCTACAGCTAACATTTCCCTAACAGTGGTATATGGTCTGTCCGTTTATGTTTAAGATGACAAAGTTATGTTgagaggggggcatggtggcttagtggtttgcacgttcgcctcacacctccagggttgggggttcgattcccgcctccgccttgtgtgtgtggagtttgcatgttcttcccgtgcctctggggtttcttccgggtactctggtttcctcccccggtccaaagacatgcatggtaggttgattggcatctctggaaaaaattgtccatagtgtgtgtgtgtgaatgactgtgtgtgtgtgccctgcgatgggttggcactccgtccagggtgtatcctgccttgatgctcgatcacgcctgagataggcacaggctccccgtgacctgaggtagttcggataagcggtagaaaataaatgaatgaatgaaagttatgTTGAGATGATGATAAGCTTGAGATGAGATGTTATATACATAGGAATAAAATAATAGACTAGCTATTGGTTTCACGGCAAAATGCCAAACTCATTGTTGAAATCAGCAACATTATTGCAGGGCGATTTCATCATAATATGTTAGAGAGAAGTTTCTATTCGTTCAATCTTTTATGAGTTTACAATCCttcattttgtgttaaaatgctTCTGAATCAGGCTAAATTGATAAGTAAAACTGGACATCACCATAGTGATGTGACTGACATTATTTTTGTGAATTGCATGTGCAAAGGTCTGAGCATAAAGAGAGAATAATATGGgtcctaaaacagaaccttgtagTGGTATATGTTATTGCACTCTTAAGCtttattaaactgaaaaaatacaccaaatatGATCAAACATGAGGCAGGAACCTGCCTGAATGTTTtcaaatatgaatattaaaatatcatcAGTGAGCAGTGTTCAGTGCTGAGTGTTGAGTGTTCAGTGCTGAGTGCTGAGTGTTCAGCAGCTGCACACAAGCTTGTCAGAACCACCACAGAAACATCTACAATATGAGGATCCACAATCTGAGGCGATCACAAGGCCACTTGAACTCTTTAGCCATCTCTGATTCTATACTATGATGCTTCCAGAAACTAGAAGGAAATACATCATACTCACAAAAGTGTTTTAGTGGTCAGACAGAAATAGTCAAGATCAATATGTGGTTCCTTCTGGAATGGCTTAACAGAGTCTCATTAACAGAGATGAGTTCAGAGGTCTGGAGGAAAGGATCAAAATGTGTTCATGTAGATAGTCTGTTAAATAAGGATCTAATATtgttcctgctctctctctccctctctgtgaaTAAGTTGGACACTCTGGCTGATAAAAGGGGTCTTATGCTTATTACTGAGACATTACCTTTAGGTCATTTAGTAGAACTTCAGCTTATTGTTTTATCATCTTCTCAGAACAGTCTAGAGATtttttgtgtctatgtgtctgctGGATGGCATCAGAGAAACCTAAACTGCTGCACATAATGAGACACACAAACTCTAGTTTTGCTTAATATGGAATTATTTAATTGGTTGTTGTTTGTATTTAGTTGTTCTGCTTGTCATTAGAATTACATAAGAGCTTTAAAGTTTAAGCTCCTCTAAATGACCCACTTTACCATAAACACTGGGGGGAATATGTGGAAATTGATTGCTAATAATCATCACTTTTTGTGTCCGGGTATAGGCCATACACTGAATTTCCTAAGGCTCAGTAATGAGCGATTTGCATTAAACTTATGCTTTATTAAGTGATTCATTTCTAAGAAGTGCCATTCAGAATGAGTTAACGGTAGACTAAACACAAATTCTCTTTATTGCTTAGACAAATTGCATATCTAACTGTGGCACATGCAATTTACGTAATGGCAAATCTGAGACTGTGTTGCCTTGTTATGTAAAGTAGATAACTATTGTGCTCTGTTGTCATGCTAAAGAGGACTCTAATCAAGTCATTAATTAGAAATGATTAGAGGGGCTGCTCCATCAGTGCTATAGACAAAGTGCATTGAGCCCTGAAAAATTGGTTTTCATGGCTTTAGATTTTACATGCTCACACCCAAGTAATTACAAACACTCACATTACAATATAATTTGTCTTCATTCTTTTTGGccttcgttcattcattcagtcgTTGCTTAAAGTGAtccttctatttatttattcagatccTATCGACAGCTCTTCTCTGGCACCAAATTGcatgtttataaaaagaaatcagcctGGCAGGGGTGGGCATTAAGCGTATAGAAAGTGCAGGGATAATCACTTTTCTAGCAGAGTGGTCAATAATAAACTGAAGAGTTTGTAGTCCTAACTAGAGACTAATATTCCAAGTACTGGTTTGTCAGAATTATATAGAGTTAGCGTTATTATTGCAATTCCCAGATGTTTCAcagatcaagtcaagtcaagaagcttttattgtcatttcaaccatatatagctgttgcagtacaaagtgaaatgagacgtttctccagattcaaggtgctacataaaacaaatacagagctataaggacttagtaagttagtcctagatacataaagtgcaactgtgcaacctggtgcaaacagtgcaggacaagacaaacaagacagtgcaggacaagacagataagacagtgcaggacaagacagataagacagtgcaggacaagacagataagacagtgcaggacaatacaaacaagacagtgcaggacaatacaaacaagacagtgcaggacaaaagacaatacacaaaatacaaaaaagacaatacacaaaagacagtaaacaaaaaacagcactgaCCGACCAGAGTCAAtactatatgtaaatactgtaagttcagataatattgcgtgcagtaatactagaatgaacacagtttcttagcagcaggtccctgagatagtgtataagaCTAGTGTATAAAaccctccagggctgggggttcgattcccgcctccgccttgtgtgtgtggagtttgtgtgttctccctgtgcctctggggtttcctccgggtactccggtttcctcccccggtccaaagacatgcatggtaggttgagtggcatctctggaaaattgtccgtagtgtgtgattgtgtgagtaaatgagagtgtgtgtgtgtgccctgcgatgggttggcactccatccagggtgtatcctgccttgatgcccgatgacgcctgagataggcacaggctccccgtgacccgaggtagttcggataagcggtagaagatgaatgagtgagtgagatgagcaaaatgactgaaatgttagacagtgtgtgcaaagagcaaaaaagtaaaacagcatgtaaacagtttgtaaacagtaagcatgtaaacagtttgatgaatgtaagcaacatgtaaacaagttgataGATGTATATTAGAATTGTGTATAagtggtgtaggtctgtgcagtccatacagatgatgtgtgtgtatgctgtgctcagtacagttcagtacagaACTCCTGACCATACACTGAATAACCATGCACTTGATTGTTGCAAGAAGTGTTAGAAGTATGTAGAatgtagtagtattagtatgaAGCATGTAGTACTGTAAGTAGAAGTAATTCAATCATTGGGAAGTTGTTAGTTGGAATAGTCATCTGCTCTTTGCTCTGAGCTTCATTAGTTAATCCTGGATTCTTGTTAGCTCAAATATACAGAAGAGTGCAGATAATGTCTCCAAGCTCCTGTGACTGTGAATGATGTTACATAAGCAACAATTTGAAACGATGCAATGGTCATGATGTGGCTTCATATGACTCCATGAACAATTTTTTTAGCCTATATCCTACCTGCTTAGTAGATGTTGTAAGAGTAGACCTGACTATAAGGTGGGAATTCccaaaataagaaaatgcaaatgttaaatgtacaaatatgaATACGTTTTAAAAGTGAATACATAATtacaatgaaatatttaaagtgcactttgtgttaaaattttgttaaaataaacatgctGGTGGTCTGGACCCTATGAAAGTCCTGTTTCTGATTAGGAAAAGATTTGGCAACCACAGAGGTGTGAACAAAACATAGGTCTTGTGTACATTCTGTATACTGAAACTAGACTTATGTGTATGGACATACAGTATCTTTTACACTTAGGTCACCATGGCCCTAACAGTGGAAGTAATTGTTTGGTAGTTTTTAATAGGTTTGACAGGTATATCGATATTGGTATTGAtgttaattaatgaattcatgTGTTTCCATTACAGGTGGTTTCTTTAGGCGTAACTACGTTTACACTTTGCGCTTTGTGCATCGACCGTTTCCGAGCCGCATCCAACGTGCGGATGTACTACGAGACGATTGAGAACTGCGCCTCCACTGCAGCTAAGCTGGCTGTGATCTGGCTGGGTGCTCTTTTGCTGGCGCTGCCCGAGCTGTTAATCCACCAGCTGGtaacagaggagagagaggtgCCTGCTGAGGAGCTCCCTGAGGTGGCTAATGAGATGCTACCCAGCGAGCGCTGTATAATTCGCATCTCCACAACACTCCCTGACTCCCTTTATGTGCTGGGACTTACCTACGATGGAGCCCGTCTGTGGTGGCACTTTGGCTGCTACTTCTGCCTGCCTACTGTTTTTACCATTATCAGCTCAGTGGTGACAGCTCGGAAGATACGGCAGGCTGAGAGGACAAATGTTCGAGGGCAGCGTGAGCAGATCCACCTGGAGAGACAGATGAACTGTACAGTCGTGGCTCTGGCCATCCTGTACGGGTTTTGTGTGATTCCAGAGAACGTCTACAATGTCGTGTCAGCATACATGGCCGTAGGAATGTCACAACGCACTCTGGACATCCTACACTTGCTTAGTCAGATACTGCTCTTCTGCAAGTGTGCAGTGACACCCATGCTGCTGTTATTTCTGTGCCAGCCTTTCAGGAAAGCCTTcatgcactgctgctgctgctgcctggAGGAATGCGGCCCTCCAAAGTTGTCAAATGGGACTAATGACGACAACGAGAACGAGGCCACTACTGAGCTGGAGCTCTCACCCTATAGCACAGTGCACAGGGAGCCAGTTAGCTATGCATCTGTGAGCACACACTGCTAGGACACTATAATCCCACTCAAATATACCCTATACCATATCATACCCAAAGGATACTATGTTATACCACACTTTATAAAGGGTTCAGATGCTGAA contains:
- the gpr37a gene encoding prosaposin receptor GPR37, with the translated sequence MGRQITGLFCLLVCCELSLVLSYRRPFRFGKNQHQQSYNYALRTGTERALALLTNRKVFNEVDKAHIQWKYGLALNVSRKLGEKVRADVPGARIDINNGAFTHTDKTDTRLSWTHTLKGKHMEDPGVYRRPRRAARTNQSETGSVFKSLESFPKASAQQQRTEPPGVFPTHGPTFPFPEEDYEDTTPLGPINPRPRAPGLPNPFYPATGESYAAYAIILVSVIMFTVGIIGNIAIMCAVCHNYYMRSVSNSLLANLALWDFLITFFCLPLVIFHEVTKDWLLGEFSCKIIPYFEVVSLGVTTFTLCALCIDRFRAASNVRMYYETIENCASTAAKLAVIWLGALLLALPELLIHQLVTEEREVPAEELPEVANEMLPSERCIIRISTTLPDSLYVLGLTYDGARLWWHFGCYFCLPTVFTIISSVVTARKIRQAERTNVRGQREQIHLERQMNCTVVALAILYGFCVIPENVYNVVSAYMAVGMSQRTLDILHLLSQILLFCKCAVTPMLLLFLCQPFRKAFMHCCCCCLEECGPPKLSNGTNDDNENEATTELELSPYSTVHREPVSYASVSTHC